Proteins co-encoded in one Lycium ferocissimum isolate CSIRO_LF1 unplaced genomic scaffold, AGI_CSIRO_Lferr_CH_V1 ctg2187, whole genome shotgun sequence genomic window:
- the LOC132043191 gene encoding large ribosomal subunit protein eL33y-like has product MVKGRQGERVRLYVRGTVLGYKRSKSNQYPNTSLVQIEGVNTKEEVDWYLGKRLGYIYKAKTKKNNSHYRCIWGKVCRPHGNSGVVRAKFTSNLPPKSMGAKVRVFMYPSNI; this is encoded by the coding sequence GGACGCCAAGGAGAACGCGTCAGACTCTACGTTAGGGGAACTGTTCTTGGATACAAAAGGTCGAAGTCGAACCAGTACCCAAACACATCGTTGGTTCAGATCGAAGGAGTGAACACTAAGGAAGAAGTGGACTGGTACCTTGGGAAGCGATTGGGGTACATTTACAAGGCTAAGACAAAGAAGAATAACTCACACTATCGTTGCATTTGGGGTAAAGTTTGTAGGCCCCATGGTAACAGCGGTGTTGTTAGAGCTAAGTTCACCTCCAATTTGCCTCCTAAGTCCATGGGAGCTAAGGTTAGGGTCTTCATGTACCCAAGCAACATTTAA